In Apium graveolens cultivar Ventura chromosome 10, ASM990537v1, whole genome shotgun sequence, the following are encoded in one genomic region:
- the LOC141689587 gene encoding arginine-specific demethylase JMJ20 isoform X1, with amino-acid sequence MVGLKIRGEVSKVNGKEISYSEFAEKYMYNNEPVVLTGLMDDWKACEDWVFPDASPNLTLFSSSFGVSRVQVADCATREFTDQKRIEMSVSEFIRDWPERTQKECDSESKPLLYLKDWHFVKEYPDYSAYETPLFFCDDWLNLYLDKYPMHNDPNTHHQGTNEITCSDYRFVYMGTKGTWTPLHADVFRSYSWSANVCGRKQWYFLAPSQSHLVFDRNMKNSLYSIFEDVDEKKFPCYKQATWLECTQEQNEIIFVPSGWYHQVHNLVDTISINHNWFNGYNLPYVWDLLLRDYKEAKGYIEDIKDICENFEDLCQRNLAANTGMNFSDFLMFLVRISFANIVQLYHLSSSSESTNWKSSRRAQNIMLNLGSVRNIALKMKSAGVEVNHDSGINFRRLLGDSTFLELCQSLGSSYGRIHEQCNVSFSWKHGDDVKLLEFFESSTSQVCTPEDLASIIDDVCTKFSLACSPLR; translated from the exons ATGGTGGGATTGAAAATAAGAGGGGAAGTCTCAAAAGTAAATGGTAAAGAAATAAGTTACAGTGAGTTTGCAGAAAAGTACATGTACAACAATGAGCCTGTTGTATTAACAGGCCTTATGGATGATTGGAAAGCCTGTGAAGATTGGGTTTTTCCTGATGCCTCTCCTAATCTCACTCTCTTCTCTTCCTCTTTTGGTGTTTCCCGTGTCCAG GTTGCTGACTGTGCTACAAGAGAGTTCACTGATCAGAAGAGGATAGAAATGTCTGTTTCAGAGTTTATTCGTGATTGGCCTGAGCGTACTCAGAAAGAATGTGACAGTGAATCGAAACCCTTGCTATATTTGAAGGACTGGCACTTTGTGAAG GAGTACCCAGATTATTCTGCTTACGAAACACCACTGTTTTTCTGTGATGACTGGCTTAATCTGTATCTTGATAAGTATCCTATGCATAATGATCCAAATACTCATCATCAAGGGACTAATGAGATAACTTGCTCTGACTATCGTTTTGTGTACATGGGGACTAAAG GTACATGGACTCCTCTTCATGCTGATGTTTTTAGATCTTATAGTTGGTCAGCTAATGTGTGTGGTCGGAAGCAGTGGTATTTCTTGGCTCCAAGTCAATCTCACCTTGTTTTTGACAG GAACATGAAAAACTCATTGTATAGTATTTTTGAGGACGTTGACGAGAAGAAGTTCCCTTGTTATAAGCAG GCTACTTGGTTGGAGTGCACTCAAGAACAAAACGAGATTATTTTTGTTCCCAGTGGATGGTATCACCAGGTTCACAATCTG GTAGATACAATATCAATAAACCACAACTGGTTCAATGGCTATAATTTGCCATACGTG TGGGATTTACTTTTAAGAGACTACAAGGAAGCTAAGGGGTACATTGAAGATATCAAGGACATATGTGAGAATTTTGAGGATCTCTGCCAGCGGAATCTTGCAGCTAATACAG GCATGAATTTCAGTGACTTTTTAATGTTTCTGGTTCGGATCTCATTTGCCAATATAGTCCAGCTTTACCATCTATCAAGTAGCAGCGAATCTACCAACTGGAAATCATCTCGCAGAGCTCAGAATATAATGTTGAACCTTGGATCAGTTCGAAACATTGCACTAAAGATGAAATCTGCTGGTGTAGAAGTAAATCATGACTCTGGGATTAATTTTAGGAGATTGTTGGGGGATTCTACATTCTTGGAACTGTGCCAGAGTTTGGGAAGTTCATATGGAAGGATACATGAACAATGCAATGTAAGCTTCAGTTGGAAGCATGGGGATGACGTGAAACTCTTGGAGTTTTTTGAGTCTTCTACCTCTCAAGTTTGCACTCCCGAGGATCTAGCAAGTATAATAGATGATGTTTGCACGAAATTTTCTCTCGCCTGTTCACCACTACGTTAA
- the LOC141689589 gene encoding protein neprosin-like, whose amino-acid sequence MIFSSPIIFSFVSFLLLVFLLTPVVSLESGDHNPVNQTFRPRDATRKLQRARAYLRKISKPAVKTIQSPDGDVIECVLSHLQPAFDHPLLKGQKPLEPPERPKHNESIDFSTEVIQAWMNTSESCPQGTIPIRKTTEQDVLRASSVRRFGRKIRRRDTTSNDHEHAVAFATGDQYYGAKASINVWAPRVIDQYEFSLSQVWVISGSFGNDLNTIEAGWQVSPELYGDNYPRFFTYWTTDAYQTTGCYNLLCSGFVQTNNKIAIGAAISPRSSYNNKQFDIGIMIWKDPKHGHWWLEFGSGLLIGYWPSYLFSHLRDHANMIQFGGEIVNSRSGYHTSTQMGSGHFAEEGFGKASYFRNMQIVDWDNSLLPLSNLRLLADHPNCYDIRAGRNNVWGNYIYYGGPGRNQRCP is encoded by the exons ATGATTTTTTCATCCCCTATCATTTTCTCATTTGTTTCTTTCCTCCTCTTGGTTTTTCTCCTCACTCCTGTCGTCTCCTTGGAATCCGGTGATCATAATCCTGTCAACCAGACTTTCAGGCCTCGAGACGCGACAAGGAAGCTCCAGAGAGCAAGGGCTTATTTAAGGAAGATTAGCAAACCAGCAGTCAAGACAATTCAG AGTCCTGATGGAGATGTTATAGAGTGTGTTCTATCTCACCTTCAACCAGCTTTTGATCACCCCCTACTCAAAGGGCAGAAGCCATTG GAACCACCTGAGAGGCCAAAACATAATGAATCAATAGATTTTTCGACAGAGGTTATTCAGGCCTGGATGAATACAAGTGAATCATGTCCTCAAGGAACTATTCCAATCAGAAAAACTACAGAGCAAGATGTTTTAAGAGCAAGTTCAGTCAGGAGATTTGGAAGGAAAATTCGACGAAGAGACACCACAAGCAATGATCATGAG CATGCAGTAGCATTTGCCACTGGGGATCAATATTATGGAGCTAAAGCCAGCATTAATGTATGGGCGCCTCGAGTAATTGATCAATACGAATTCAGTCTATCACAAGTATGGGTCATTTCTGGTTCCTTTGGGAATGATCTTAATACCATTGAGGCTGGGTGGCAG GTTAGCCCAGAATTATATGGAGATAATTACCCTAGATTCTTCACTTACTGGACT ACGGACGCATATCAAACCACGGGATGCTACAACTTACTGTGCTCAGGCTTTGTTCAAACAAACAATAAGATTGCCATAGGAGCAGCAATATCTCCGAGGTCTTCTTACAACAACAAACAATTTGATATTGGCATAATGATCTGGAAG GATCCTAAACATGGACATTGGTGGCTGGAATTCGGATCAGGTCTGCTTATAGGATACTGGCCTTCATACCTATTCAGCCATTTAAGGGATCATGCAAACATGATACAGTTTGGAGGAGAAATCGTAAATTCAAGATCAGGATATCACACATCAACACAAATGGGAAGTGGTCATTTTGCAGAAGAAGGGTTTGGAAAAGCATCGTATTTTCGAAACATGCAAATAGTGGACTGGGATAACAGTCTACTTCCCCTATCAAATCTGCGTCTCTTGGCAGACCATCCCAACTGTTACGATATCAGAGCAGGCAGAAATAATGTGTGGGGAAATTATATATATTATGGAGGTCCCGGAAGGAACCAAAGATGTCCATAA
- the LOC141689587 gene encoding arginine-specific demethylase JMJ20 isoform X2 produces the protein MVGLKIRGEVSKVNGKEISYSEFAEKYMYNNEPVVLTGLMDDWKACEDWVFPDASPNLTLFSSSFGVSRVQVADCATREFTDQKRIEMSVSEFIRDWPERTQKECDSESKPLLYLKDWHFVKEYPDYSAYETPLFFCDDWLNLYLDKYPMHNDPNTHHQGTNEITCSDYRFVYMGTKGTWTPLHADVFRSYSWSANVCGRKQWYFLAPSQSHLVFDRNMKNSLYSIFEDVDEKKFPCYKQATWLECTQEQNEIIFVPSGWYHQVHNLWDLLLRDYKEAKGYIEDIKDICENFEDLCQRNLAANTGMNFSDFLMFLVRISFANIVQLYHLSSSSESTNWKSSRRAQNIMLNLGSVRNIALKMKSAGVEVNHDSGINFRRLLGDSTFLELCQSLGSSYGRIHEQCNVSFSWKHGDDVKLLEFFESSTSQVCTPEDLASIIDDVCTKFSLACSPLR, from the exons ATGGTGGGATTGAAAATAAGAGGGGAAGTCTCAAAAGTAAATGGTAAAGAAATAAGTTACAGTGAGTTTGCAGAAAAGTACATGTACAACAATGAGCCTGTTGTATTAACAGGCCTTATGGATGATTGGAAAGCCTGTGAAGATTGGGTTTTTCCTGATGCCTCTCCTAATCTCACTCTCTTCTCTTCCTCTTTTGGTGTTTCCCGTGTCCAG GTTGCTGACTGTGCTACAAGAGAGTTCACTGATCAGAAGAGGATAGAAATGTCTGTTTCAGAGTTTATTCGTGATTGGCCTGAGCGTACTCAGAAAGAATGTGACAGTGAATCGAAACCCTTGCTATATTTGAAGGACTGGCACTTTGTGAAG GAGTACCCAGATTATTCTGCTTACGAAACACCACTGTTTTTCTGTGATGACTGGCTTAATCTGTATCTTGATAAGTATCCTATGCATAATGATCCAAATACTCATCATCAAGGGACTAATGAGATAACTTGCTCTGACTATCGTTTTGTGTACATGGGGACTAAAG GTACATGGACTCCTCTTCATGCTGATGTTTTTAGATCTTATAGTTGGTCAGCTAATGTGTGTGGTCGGAAGCAGTGGTATTTCTTGGCTCCAAGTCAATCTCACCTTGTTTTTGACAG GAACATGAAAAACTCATTGTATAGTATTTTTGAGGACGTTGACGAGAAGAAGTTCCCTTGTTATAAGCAG GCTACTTGGTTGGAGTGCACTCAAGAACAAAACGAGATTATTTTTGTTCCCAGTGGATGGTATCACCAGGTTCACAATCTG TGGGATTTACTTTTAAGAGACTACAAGGAAGCTAAGGGGTACATTGAAGATATCAAGGACATATGTGAGAATTTTGAGGATCTCTGCCAGCGGAATCTTGCAGCTAATACAG GCATGAATTTCAGTGACTTTTTAATGTTTCTGGTTCGGATCTCATTTGCCAATATAGTCCAGCTTTACCATCTATCAAGTAGCAGCGAATCTACCAACTGGAAATCATCTCGCAGAGCTCAGAATATAATGTTGAACCTTGGATCAGTTCGAAACATTGCACTAAAGATGAAATCTGCTGGTGTAGAAGTAAATCATGACTCTGGGATTAATTTTAGGAGATTGTTGGGGGATTCTACATTCTTGGAACTGTGCCAGAGTTTGGGAAGTTCATATGGAAGGATACATGAACAATGCAATGTAAGCTTCAGTTGGAAGCATGGGGATGACGTGAAACTCTTGGAGTTTTTTGAGTCTTCTACCTCTCAAGTTTGCACTCCCGAGGATCTAGCAAGTATAATAGATGATGTTTGCACGAAATTTTCTCTCGCCTGTTCACCACTACGTTAA